The stretch of DNA TTATTAAAATTCGATCTCTACTAGGAACAAAATGTGAAAATACTAGTTGATGAAAATATACCTTACGCTCATAAAATCTTTAGTAGATTGGGTGATGTGCAAATTATACATGGACGTAAAATTACTGCTCAAATAGTTTCATCTTATGATGCTCTAATAGTACGTTCAGTTACTAATGTAAATCAATCTTTATTAGAAGGCAGTAAAGTACGATTTGTAGGTAGTACTACATCTGGTATAGATCATATTGATGATCATTGGTTAGAAAAATCAGGGATTAAATTCTCCTATGCTGCTGGTTGTAATGCTATAGCAGTAGTAGAATATGTTTTTACAGCGCTGCTATTATTATCACAACGCTATGGTTTTCACTTACGTGATAAGACAGTCGGTATTATTGGTGTAGGTAATATTGGTCGTTTATTATACCAGCGACTTAATGCTTTTGGTGTACCTACTTTATTATGTGATCCCCCACAAGCTGAAATAAGTACTATAGGTGAATGGCAATTGCTAGAAAAATTAGTTACGGAAGCAGACGTACTAACATTACATACACCACTGACTTACCATGGGCGACATGCTACCTGGCATCTCATAAATGAAGATTTATTGTCTGCGTTACCTTCTACTAAACGTATATTAATAAATACTTGCCGTGGTGCCGTAGTAGACAATGTAGCACTGCTACATGCTTTAAAGAAAGGTAAGTTACTTAGTGTCATTTTAGATGTTTGGGAAAAAGAACCAAATTTATCTCTATCGCTATTAAATAATGTTGATATAGGGACTGCACATATTGCAGGTTATAGTTTAGAGGGTAAGGTACGTGGAGCTATTAAGATTTTTAACGATTATAGCAAATTTCTCGGAGCTATTCAATCCTTAAATGTTTCGGCATTTTTACCAGCACCCATGATTGAATATGTTCGTTGGCACGGAGTTATAAACGAAGAAGAATTACGTAAGTTAGCATATTTGATATACGATTTACAATTTGATGATATCCTTTTACGCCGCAATATCCATAAACCACATGGATTTGATCAACTAAGAACTAATTATTGTGAGCGTCGGGAGTGGTCATCTTTATCTGTTGGAACAGATAACAATATAAGTACGAATATGCTCAATCAGTTAGGTTTTAAATCAATTCTAATATAGATAGAAAGTGGCTAACAAACATCGCATAAAGATAGCACTAGGTATAGCATATAATGGTAGTCTATATTATGGCTGGCAACGACAAAAAGAATTACCTAGTGTGCAGGCTAGCCTAGAGCGAGCACTATCAATAGTTGCTAACGAAAAAATTTCAGTATTTTGTGCAGGTCGTACAGATACAGGTGTACATGCTACAGGACAAGTAGTTCATTTTGAAACAGTTGCACTAAGAACTAATAAAGCCTGGACGTTAGGAGTAAATGCTAATTTACCAGCTAGTATTGCTGTACGCTGGGCAATGACTGTAACACTCAATTTCCATGCTCGTTTTAGCGCTACTGCACGTAGTTATCGTTATATAATTTATAACCATCCACTACGTCCGGCAATGCTTGGTAGTAGTGGATATATGCATTTTTACCAACCATTAGATCCATTAAAAATGGATCGTGCAGGACAATGCTTACTAGGTGAAAGAGATTTCACTTCTTTTAGAGCACAACAATGTACTTCCCGTACTCCTTGGCGTAATTTACATCAATTAATAGTTAAACGCCATGGATCATATATTATAGTAGATATAACAGCAAATGCTTTTCTTTATCGTATGGTACGTAATATTGTTGGTTGTCTAATAGAGATAGGATCGGGTAAAAAACCAGAAAATTGGATTGCAGATCTCTTAGCACGAAGAGATCGTTCATTAGCTGGGATAACTGCTAGAGCAAAAGGATTATATTTAGTTAATGTATACTACCCATCAGAGTTTGCATTACCATCGGTACCGGTCGAATTATTTTTTCTAATATAGTAATAAATCTATTGACTTTTAAATTACTTATATATATTTAATTATATAATAATTATCAAACTAGTTAATTAATATATTTTACTCGTTTACTATTAGGTCTAAGTATTATAAATGAGCTGGATTGAACGTATTATCAATAAAAGCATTATTACTCCTACACGTAAGGCAAATATACCAGAAGGAATATGGACTAAATGCGATAGCTGTGGCCAAGTCTTATACCGTGCTGAATTAGAACGTAATTTGGAGGTATGCCTAAAATGCAACCATCATATGCGTATATCAGCACGGGTACGTTTGCACGCTTTCTTAGATCAATGTAGTAAATATGAGCTTGGTAGTGAGCTAGAACCCAAAGATATATTAAAATTCCGTGATTCTAAAAAGTATAAAGATCGCTTAATAGCAGCACAAAAAGCAACTAAGGAGAAAGATGCACTTGTAGTCATGAAAGGTACACTATATGGTATGCCGATAGTTGCTGCTTCTTTTGAATTTGGTTTTATTGGAGGATCAATGTCTTCTGTAGTAGGAACACGTTTTGTATATGCTGTCGAGCAGGCTTTGTTAGATAAATGTCCATTCGTATGCTTCTCAGCTAGTGGTGGTGCACGCATGCAGGAAGCTCTAATGTCACTTATGCAAATGGCTAAAACTAGCGCCGCGTTAGCTAAGTTACGTGCCCAGTGCCTACCTTATATATCAGTACTTACTGATCCTACTATGGGTGGTGTGTCTGCTAGTTTAGCTATGCTAGGAGATTTAAATATCGCAGAGCCTAAAGCACTAATAGGTTTTGCTGGCCCAAGGGTAATAGAACAAACTATGCGTGAAAAACTTCCTGCCGGTTTTCAGCGTAGTGAATTTTTACTTGCAAGGGGTGCTATTGATATGATAGTCAATAGACTAGATATGCGCTGGCGTATCGCTCGCTTACTAGCTAAATTAACTAGTCGTCCACCACTCAAATCAACTAATTCTCAAGAAAATACATGTTGACTAATTACATGTATTTTAATTTCTAACTAATAAAAGACAATAATGAATCAACAAAAAACCAATCTTTTTATTCCTCAGGCAAATTCTTCACTTACCGAATGGCTGTACTATATTCAAAATTTACATTCCAAACCGATCGACTTAAGTCTAGATAGAATACGTTGTGTCGCAACTAACCTAAACCTATTAAAACCAGCGCCATTAGTAATTACTGTTGGTGGCACTAATGGTAAAGGTACGACTTGTCGGCTATTAGAAGCTATTTTACTATATCATGGTCTACAAGTTGGCGTTTTTAGTTCCCCTCATCTTTTAAGTTATACTGAACGTGTTCGTATTAACGGAAGGCAACTAATAGATACTGATCATAGTAAAGCAATGTCAGTAATAGAAACTGGTCGTAATGATATATCTTTGAGTTATTTTGAATTTAGTACGTTATCTACATTACAGCTATTTTGTCAAGCAATGCTTGATGTAGTGATTCTAGAAGTTGGATTAGGTGGTCGATTAGATGCTACTAATATTATTGATGCAGATATTGCAGTAATAACTAATATAGCATTAGATCATACAAATTTACTAGGCTTAGATCGTGACAGTATTGCACGCGAAAAAGCTGGAATTATGCGTTATGGTAAACCCTTAATTATTGGTGATTCAGACCGACCAATTATATTAGATCTATTAGCGGCAAACAATAATGTAATGTTATTTGCCCGTGATAGAGATTGGGGATTTAGTAGAGAAAAAAGTAATTACTGGACTTGGTGGGGACTAGATCTTGAGTTAAAAAAACTGCCATTACCGGCTGCAATTCCGTTAGATAATGCAGCTACTGCATTAGCAGTATTATGCTACCTACCTATTAAAGTAGGTAAGGATTGTATTCATCAAGGTTTACAATATGCGATGTTACCTGGAAGGTTTCAGATTATCTGCAAGCAACCACTCGTTATTTTAGATGTTGCACATAATCCCCATGCCGCAAATTATCTAGCATACCAACTAGAAAATTTACCTTTACCAAAAAATAGTAGAATTCGAGCTGTTGTTGGTATGAGAGCGGACAAAGATCTTTCTGGAACCCTAAACTATCTACGCGATAAAGTAGATATATGGTACTGTGCAACTATTCCAGATCAAAATGCAGCGAGCGCAGAAGAACTAGCTGCTTTGCTTGACAGTAATACACAAAAGTTTCAGGATATAGCTAGTGCTTGGCGACAAGTAATATTAGATGCAGCTCCAGAAGACTGTATACTTGTTTTTGGTTCATTTCATACTGTAGCATCAGTTATAAGAGAAAATCTCAGTAACTAGTCTGAATAGACTTTTTATGCACGCATTAAAACTATGATTTTATGATTTATTGTAACATGCTAAAAATAATTCTTAATAGAGATTTTTACTCGTAAATTGACGATACTAGTAAAAACTAACTATTTCATAGTTAGTCAATAGTCGCTATTAAAGACTAATAAAAAATTTATTTTTACTATAAATACAGCAGAAGCAAATTATATGAATAACATCTTATACATTAAATATATAATACTAAGTTATTAAACAGCTCTAAATTAGAGAACTACAGCTACACACTAATAAGTAAAAACATCTTATTAAGTAGCTTGAGCTATCATAAATATTTCTATCATGTCAGTTCAGTAATAACAGCTAGCTATTCTTTTAAAAAATTTCCAAACGGATATACCGATGAGCAGGATAGATTATCTTATAATTAGTATTATTATGTTTTCAACACTACTAAGTCTTATTCGTGGTTTTATTCAAGAATCGTTATCATTAATTAACTTAGCTTGTGCTTTTTTTGTTTCTAGTAGTTATTATCAAACTATAGCAAATTACTTAACTCAATTTGAAGAAGAGATAGTTCGGAATAGTCTTGCTATTACTATACTGTTTATTATAACAATGCTGATTGGAAAAATTATTAATAACGTCGCTAGCTCATTAGTAGAACGAGCGGGCTTAGACGGAACTGATCGTGTATTAGGCGCATGTTTTGGCTTACTACGTGGCATACTCATTATCTTAGTTATACTATATCTATTCGCCACTTTTACTAATTGTCAATATAGTAAATATTGGCAACAGTCCCTACTCATACCACAATTATGTTCCATCATGAGATGGTTATTAAATTATCTGCATATAACAAACAGTAATATGTTGATCTAAACTATTTGGTAATATAAATATTGATGAGGATATCTAAATATGTGCGGTATTGTTGGGATAGCTGGTGTTATGCCGGTAAATCAGTCTATTTATGACGCACTAACGGTGCTGCAACATCGTGGACAAGATGCTGCCGGTATCGCAACTGTAGATGCTTTTAACTGCTTACGCATGCGTAAAGCTAATGGATTAGTTAAAGATGTCTTTGATCTACAACATATGCAATATTTAGAAGGCAACATGGGTATTGGCCATGTTCGCTATCCTACGGCAGGTAGTTCTAGTGCTTCTGAGGCACAGCCATTTTACGTTAATTCTCCATTTGGTATTGCCTTAGCGCATAATGGTAATTTAACTAACGCATATGAACTACGTAAGAAACTATTTGAAAAAAGTAGGCGTCATATTAATACTTCCTCGGATTCAGAGATATTACTTAATTTTTTAGCTAGTGAACTAGATCATTTTCGAGATCCCCAGCTAACAGCTGATCATATTTTTACTGCTATTACTGCTATAAATAGACAAATACGCGGAGCATATGCTTGTGTTGGTATTATAATGGGCCATGGATTATTTGCTTTCAGGGATCCAAATGGCATACGACCGTTAGTAATAGGTAAGCGAACACTACTTAATGGTAGTGATGAATATATAATTGCCTCAGAAAGTGTTGCGTTAGATACCCTTGGTTTTAAATTATTACGTGACATAACTTCCGGTGAAGCTGTATATATTACAGATAAAGGTAAAATATTTACCCAACAGTGTGCCGATAATCCACAACATCATCCGTGCCTATTTGAATATGTTTATTTTGCTCGTCCTGACTCTATAATAGATAAAATTTCCGTCTATAGTGCTAGAGTTCGTATGGGTCAGATTTTAGGCACAAAAATTGCTCGAGAGTGGAAAAAACTGAAAATTGATGTTGTCATTCCTATTCCAGAAACGTCCTGTGATATTGCTTTAGAGATAGCTCGTATTATTGGTAAACCATATCGTCAAGGGTTAGTAAAGAACCGTTATATCGGCCGTACATTTATTATGCAAGGTCAGCACACTCGCCAAAAATCAGTACGTAGTAAATTTAATGCTAACAGAGCAGAATTTAATAATAAAAGTGTCTTATTGGTAGATGATTCTATCGTACGTGGTACGACCTCAGAACAAATAATAGATATGGTACGTGAAGCTGGTGCACGTCATGTTTATTTAGCATCAGCAGCTCCAGAAATACGTTTTCCCAATGTTTATGGTCTTGATATACCTAGTACAAACGAATTAATCGCTTACGGACGTGAGGTAGATGATATTAGAAAAATTATTGATGCTGATGCTTTAATTTTCCAAGAACTTTCAGCTTTAGAACAAGCTGTCAGAGAAGCCAATCCAAATATTAAACAATTTGAAGCCTCAGTTTTTAATGGAATCTATGTTACTTGTGATGTTATTTAAATTAACATAACGATACTTATCAAGTATCAGGATTAAGTAATAACAATCAAACTATTTTGATAGTTTTTCATAGTTATTTATGAACTAATTAGTAAAATTTTTTGCTGATTATATACTACTTAGCGTGGATTAATGATTTGTGCCCATTGAACAATATTAATAAGTGGTTGTGGATAAAGTCCTAGTAATAGCACAAGTAATGAGGAAATGAGCACCATTATACCACGACTTGTTAATGCCCAGTTATATTGAATATATGTATTAGTATGTAGCTTTTCAGCGGGATATAAGTATAAGCTTACTACTATACGTAAATAGTATAACATACTAATCATAGTGCTAATTAGTAGTAAGATTGTTAATAATTTTAAATTATTATTAATACCCAAAGTAATAATATAGAATTTACCAATAAAGCCGAGTGTCATTGGGATGCCAGCTAGTGATAACATCATCACTGTCATAACCACTGAAAGCATTGGTTGATACCAAAATAAACCACGATAGTAACCGATTAAATCGGTATCTTTTTTACTAACATTAGACATTATACTTATAACACCAAATACTCCTAAATTTGCCAACAGATACCCAAATAAATAAAGACCGACTGTTTCTAGTACTAGAACATTTTGTATAACCAGCCAACTTACTAGTAGATAACCAAAATGAGCAGTTGAAGAGTAACCTAATATTCTAAAAAGGTTATTTTGACTTAAAGCCATTAAGTTACCAATGAACATAGAACATATAGCAATTATACATAAGAGTAGTTTTACTTCATAATGCGTATTAAATGGAGCATAAAAAAATAAACGCATTAAGCTAGCAAAAATAGCTATTTTACTTACAGTCGCTAAGTAAGTTGAAACAGGAGTAGGTGCACCCTGATAAATATCAGGGGTCCATAGATGAAATGGCACCAATGATAGTTTAAAACTGATTCCAACTATCATCATTCCTAGCCCTGCTAGGAGCATTAGAGGATAATTTATCTCGTTTAACGCATAATTACTTATGCCGATAAAAGAAAGTTGACCAGTAACGGCATATACTAATGCTATACCAAATAACAGAAAAGATGAGGCTACTGATGATATGATTGTATACTTAATACATGCTTCTAGTACCTTTTTTTTGCGGTAAGTATATCCTACCATGCCTAGTAATGGTAGAGACATAAGCTCAATACCAAGGAATAACGCAGTAAGATGATGAGCACAAGTCAGTAGTATACCACCCATGGTAGAAATAAGTAATAGTATATAAAACTCATCTGGTTTATAATCTTTATTATTCGATAACCAAGTATAAGAAAGAGTACTAGTTGCTAAACTAGCTATTAATACGAGACCGGTATAGAATATCGAAAAGGAATCAACATGTATTAGTGTTGTAAAATTAGCAATACTACCATGTACGACAAAAAAAAGTGAAAATATCGCTAGTAGTAAACCTACTACTGTTAGGGATGCATGCATAAAATGGTTACGTTGCCAAGCGATACTTAGCAATATAAGTATAATTGTAAATCCTATTATTAATAGCGGTAATATTTGAGTTATAATTTTCATGTTAATTACAGGATTATAGTTAGATTAACTTAACATGGTTGAACGAGCATGAACAGCAAACCAGTGTTGAATACTATTTATGGCTGTTGCTGAGGTATTCATAATAGGTTGTGGTACAATACCTAGTAGTAATAGCAGTATTACTAATAATATTATAATAAATTGTTCTCGAATTGTTATGTTTGCTAGCGGCTGGCAAGATTTTACTGGACCATAGTATGTACGTTGCATCATCATCAGAGAATAGATAGCAGAAAAAATTAGGCTAAAAGCTGAAATAACTGTAATTATTGGTACTACTTGAAAACAACTAAATAAGATTATTATCTCACCTACAA from Baumannia cicadellinicola str. Hc (Homalodisca coagulata) encodes:
- a CDS encoding 4-phosphoerythronate dehydrogenase — its product is MKILVDENIPYAHKIFSRLGDVQIIHGRKITAQIVSSYDALIVRSVTNVNQSLLEGSKVRFVGSTTSGIDHIDDHWLEKSGIKFSYAAGCNAIAVVEYVFTALLLLSQRYGFHLRDKTVGIIGVGNIGRLLYQRLNAFGVPTLLCDPPQAEISTIGEWQLLEKLVTEADVLTLHTPLTYHGRHATWHLINEDLLSALPSTKRILINTCRGAVVDNVALLHALKKGKLLSVILDVWEKEPNLSLSLLNNVDIGTAHIAGYSLEGKVRGAIKIFNDYSKFLGAIQSLNVSAFLPAPMIEYVRWHGVINEEELRKLAYLIYDLQFDDILLRRNIHKPHGFDQLRTNYCERREWSSLSVGTDNNISTNMLNQLGFKSILI
- the truA gene encoding tRNA pseudouridine(38-40) synthase TruA; this translates as MANKHRIKIALGIAYNGSLYYGWQRQKELPSVQASLERALSIVANEKISVFCAGRTDTGVHATGQVVHFETVALRTNKAWTLGVNANLPASIAVRWAMTVTLNFHARFSATARSYRYIIYNHPLRPAMLGSSGYMHFYQPLDPLKMDRAGQCLLGERDFTSFRAQQCTSRTPWRNLHQLIVKRHGSYIIVDITANAFLYRMVRNIVGCLIEIGSGKKPENWIADLLARRDRSLAGITARAKGLYLVNVYYPSEFALPSVPVELFFLI
- the accD gene encoding acetyl-CoA carboxylase, carboxyltransferase subunit beta — encoded protein: MSWIERIINKSIITPTRKANIPEGIWTKCDSCGQVLYRAELERNLEVCLKCNHHMRISARVRLHAFLDQCSKYELGSELEPKDILKFRDSKKYKDRLIAAQKATKEKDALVVMKGTLYGMPIVAASFEFGFIGGSMSSVVGTRFVYAVEQALLDKCPFVCFSASGGARMQEALMSLMQMAKTSAALAKLRAQCLPYISVLTDPTMGGVSASLAMLGDLNIAEPKALIGFAGPRVIEQTMREKLPAGFQRSEFLLARGAIDMIVNRLDMRWRIARLLAKLTSRPPLKSTNSQENTC
- the folC gene encoding bifunctional tetrahydrofolate synthase/dihydrofolate synthase codes for the protein MNQQKTNLFIPQANSSLTEWLYYIQNLHSKPIDLSLDRIRCVATNLNLLKPAPLVITVGGTNGKGTTCRLLEAILLYHGLQVGVFSSPHLLSYTERVRINGRQLIDTDHSKAMSVIETGRNDISLSYFEFSTLSTLQLFCQAMLDVVILEVGLGGRLDATNIIDADIAVITNIALDHTNLLGLDRDSIAREKAGIMRYGKPLIIGDSDRPIILDLLAANNNVMLFARDRDWGFSREKSNYWTWWGLDLELKKLPLPAAIPLDNAATALAVLCYLPIKVGKDCIHQGLQYAMLPGRFQIICKQPLVILDVAHNPHAANYLAYQLENLPLPKNSRIRAVVGMRADKDLSGTLNYLRDKVDIWYCATIPDQNAASAEELAALLDSNTQKFQDIASAWRQVILDAAPEDCILVFGSFHTVASVIRENLSN
- a CDS encoding CvpA family protein, with translation MSRIDYLIISIIMFSTLLSLIRGFIQESLSLINLACAFFVSSSYYQTIANYLTQFEEEIVRNSLAITILFIITMLIGKIINNVASSLVERAGLDGTDRVLGACFGLLRGILIILVILYLFATFTNCQYSKYWQQSLLIPQLCSIMRWLLNYLHITNSNMLI
- the purF gene encoding amidophosphoribosyltransferase → MCGIVGIAGVMPVNQSIYDALTVLQHRGQDAAGIATVDAFNCLRMRKANGLVKDVFDLQHMQYLEGNMGIGHVRYPTAGSSSASEAQPFYVNSPFGIALAHNGNLTNAYELRKKLFEKSRRHINTSSDSEILLNFLASELDHFRDPQLTADHIFTAITAINRQIRGAYACVGIIMGHGLFAFRDPNGIRPLVIGKRTLLNGSDEYIIASESVALDTLGFKLLRDITSGEAVYITDKGKIFTQQCADNPQHHPCLFEYVYFARPDSIIDKISVYSARVRMGQILGTKIAREWKKLKIDVVIPIPETSCDIALEIARIIGKPYRQGLVKNRYIGRTFIMQGQHTRQKSVRSKFNANRAEFNNKSVLLVDDSIVRGTTSEQIIDMVREAGARHVYLASAAPEIRFPNVYGLDIPSTNELIAYGREVDDIRKIIDADALIFQELSALEQAVREANPNIKQFEASVFNGIYVTCDVI
- the nuoN gene encoding NADH-quinone oxidoreductase subunit NuoN; this translates as MKIITQILPLLIIGFTIILILLSIAWQRNHFMHASLTVVGLLLAIFSLFFVVHGSIANFTTLIHVDSFSIFYTGLVLIASLATSTLSYTWLSNNKDYKPDEFYILLLISTMGGILLTCAHHLTALFLGIELMSLPLLGMVGYTYRKKKVLEACIKYTIISSVASSFLLFGIALVYAVTGQLSFIGISNYALNEINYPLMLLAGLGMMIVGISFKLSLVPFHLWTPDIYQGAPTPVSTYLATVSKIAIFASLMRLFFYAPFNTHYEVKLLLCIIAICSMFIGNLMALSQNNLFRILGYSSTAHFGYLLVSWLVIQNVLVLETVGLYLFGYLLANLGVFGVISIMSNVSKKDTDLIGYYRGLFWYQPMLSVVMTVMMLSLAGIPMTLGFIGKFYIITLGINNNLKLLTILLLISTMISMLYYLRIVVSLYLYPAEKLHTNTYIQYNWALTSRGIMVLISSLLVLLLGLYPQPLINIVQWAQIINPR